Within the Candidatus Zixiibacteriota bacterium genome, the region CTGGTTCTCGGACCGGCAACATTCTACGGCAAAGCGCTGTTTGCACGGCTTGCCGCCCTGAATGGCGGCGCCATGGCGTCCGATATCACCGCCCTTAAAGCCGATGGAGACAAAGTAATCGTTACTCGTCCCTCGTATGGAGGCAATGTCCTTTTCGACCTGACCGCCGCCGATGGCAGGCTCTTTTTTGTAACGATTCGACCGAAAATTTTCGCCGAGTCATCCTCCGGCGCGGGAGAAGCGATAGCGGAAACGGTCGATTCCTCTTCGCTTCAGTCCCGCTCTTCTGTCAAAGAGATGGTCTCCGAGACCGGTCAGTCGGTCAGCCTCACGGAGGCTGATATTATCGTAACAGCCGGAAGAGGTGTCCGCGGTCCTGAAAATCTTCCTATGATAAAGCAGCTGGCGGATGTTCTCGGCGCCGGATTCGGGGCATCGCGTGCCATAGTGGATGCCGGCTGGATCGCTTATTCGCATCAAATAGGCCAGACCGGGAAAACTGTCAATCCCAAACTATATATCGCGATTGGGATATCCGGGGCGATTCAGCATCTGG harbors:
- a CDS encoding electron transfer flavoprotein subunit alpha/FixB family protein, with amino-acid sequence MSFRILVVAEQKKGKLANVSYELLSAAGKLGGEIFTAVLAEDAASLASELASRGGGKVLAVADASLKYFNDETYGKVISALIAKYKPQLVLGPATFYGKALFARLAALNGGAMASDITALKADGDKVIVTRPSYGGNVLFDLTAADGRLFFVTIRPKIFAESSSGAGEAIAETVDSSSLQSRSSVKEMVSETGQSVSLTEADIIVTAGRGVRGPENLPMIKQLADVLGAGFGASRAIVDAGWIAYSHQIGQTGKTVNPKLYIAIGISGAIQHLVGMQSSRTIVAINRDKDAPIFNIASYGIVGDLFEIVPALTKKFQSVK